The following are from one region of the Saccharomyces kudriavzevii IFO 1802 strain IFO1802 genome assembly, chromosome: 12 genome:
- the AAT2 gene encoding aspartate transaminase AAT2 (similar to Saccharomyces cerevisiae AAT2 (YLR027C); ancestral locus Anc_2.420) — protein MSASLLNNIELLPPDALFGIKQRYGQDQRTTKVDLGIGAYRDDNGKPWVLPSVKAAEKLIHSDNSYNHEYLGITGLPTLTSNAAKIIFGTQSAALQEDRVISVQSLSGTGALHISAKFFSKFLSGRLVYLSKPTWANHMAIFENQGLKTTTYPYWANETKSLDLDGFLGTVKSAPEGSIFVLHSCAHNPTGLDPTNEQWVQIVDAIASKNHIALFDTAYQGFATGDLDKDAYAVRLGVDRLATVSPVFICQSFAKNAGMYGERVGCLHLALTKQAQNQSVKPAVTSQLAKIIRSEVSNPPAYGAKIVAKLLETPELTEQWHKDMVTMSSRITKMRHALRDHLVKLGTPGNWDHIVNQCGMFSFTGLSPQMVQRLEEIHAVYLVASGRASIAGLNQGNVEYVAKAIDEVVRFYATEAKL, from the coding sequence ATGTCTGCCTCCCTACTAAACAACATCGAATTGCTGCCCCCTGATGCCCTTTTCGGTATCAAGCAAAGATACGGCCAAGACCAACGCACCACCAAGGTCGACTTGGGTATTGGAGCCTACAGGGACGATAACGGTAAGCCATGGGTCCTGCCAAGCGTTAAAGCCGCGGAAAAACTGATTCATAGCGACAACTCCTACAACCACGAATATCTCGGTATCACCGGGTTGCCCACATTGACGTCGAACGCCGCCAAGATCATCTTCGGTACGCAGTCCGCCGCCTTGCAGGAAGACAGAGTAATCTCCGTGCAATCGCTGTCCGGGACGGGGGCTCTTCATATTTCTGCCAAGTTCTTCTCAAAATTCCTCTCCGGTAGACTGGTCTACTTGTCCAAGCCCACTTGGGCCAACCACATGGCCATTTTTGAGAACCAAGGCTTGAAAACTACCACTTACCCTTACTGGGCCAACGAGACCAAGTCCCTGGACCTGGACGGGTTCCTAGGCACCGTCAAAAGCGCTCCAGAGGGCTCGATTTTCGTTTTACACTCTTGTGCCCACAACCCCACCGGGTTGGACCCAACCAACGAACAGTGGGTCCAGATTGTTGACGCCATCGCCTCCAAGAACCACATCGCCCTATTTGACACCGCCTACCAAGGATTCGCCACAGGTGACTTGGACAAAGACGCGTACGCTGTGCGTCTGGGTGTGGACAGACTCGCCACGGTCTCTCCCGTCTTCATCTGCCAGTCGTTCGCCAAGAACGCCGGTATGTACGGTGAGCGTGTGGGTTGCTTACATCTAGCACTTACAAAGCAAGCGCAAAACCAGTCCGTCAAGCCGGCCGTCACCTCTCAGCTGGCCAAGATCATTCGTAGTGAAGTGTCCAACCCACCCGCCTATGGTGCCAAGATCGTAGCCAAACTGCTGGAAACACCAGAATTGACCGAGCAATGGCACAAGGATATGGTCACCATGTCTTCGAGAATTACCAAGATGAGACACGCGTTAAGAGATCATTTGGTTAAGTTGGGCACTCCGGGCAACTGGGATCATATAGTAAACCAATGCGGGATGTTCTCTTTCACAGGACTAAGTCCTCAAATGGTCCAGAGACTGGAAGAAATCCACGCCGTTTATTTGGTCGCCTCGGGTAGGGCATCCATAGCCGGGCTGAATCAGGGAAACGTGGAATACGTAGCTAAAGCCATTGACGAAGTGGTGCGCTTTTACGCTACTGAAGCTAAATTGTAA